Genomic segment of Vibrio natriegens NBRC 15636 = ATCC 14048 = DSM 759:
TGTCGACATACGCAAAAAACCGAGCAGCCAAAAAGTCACACTGATCATCGTGCTACCCAAGGCGACACCGCCCAGATACCAAGCATGTTCAAGATGGCCAATGACAGCGGCATCAACCAGACCAAGCAAAGGAACGGTAATATTCGACAGCACCATTGGGATCGCAAGTGCCAAGACCTGACGGTGCACCTGAGGATTAGATAAAGGAGAGAAAATAGAGTTTGTCACAAGCACCTCGTTAACTGGATTAACGAGTGTACCTGAGCAATGTGAAGCTAGCCAATCACCACTTAATATGAACGAGGACAGGTGTCAGACGGTATTTAAGTACAGGGATCTTGTTGAGCCAGCGTTGCCATGCCTTCCATCGAGAGCAAAAACGATCGAAAGGCGAAAATACTTTCACCCACTCAGCCCAAGGCAGCCATTGCAGAAATTGTTCTGATGGTGCTTCAAAGCCATGCGCATAGCGATCAGAGCCCAGCTTCTGTCCCCATTTACTTTCAGTGAGATCCCCAGCCAGAACCATACACACTTCAGCAGACACAAAGTGTCGTCCCAACGTTTGAATAAAACGAGCAACCTGCGATTCTGAGCAATCCAGCAGCGCCATTTCACATACCACCAAAACTGGCGTTTTGTCTGGAATATTCAGAGAGTCCAGCCATGACATTTCTTCTACGCTACCGATATGATTTTTATAACGTTCGTTTTTATGGAAAAGTCGCTGTCGCCAAACCAGATTCTCCGTAACATCCAGCTCGACCCAATGACAACGTCCGTTATCCAGACGGTAAAAACGCGTATCGAGACCTGCGCCGACATTAATCACCCACGCCTCAGGATGTTGCTGCAGGAATTGATTGACCTGTTGGTCACACAGTTGAGTTAACGTTACATGCAATAACTGCTTTTGCGCCACATCTCCGCCAAGACAATCAGGCGCCATTTGGCAGTTTAAACAGGCTTTGGCTGCGATAGGGTCATACACTAAGCCATTGTCGACCATACTTTCACGACTGCGTAACAACAAAGGTTTTAATAAATGGTTAGGAACTTGATGTTTAGACTGAGACATGGCATTTCCTGCGCCAATGAAAGTAATGGATACGGAAATAAATGATAATGAATATCAATTACATTATCAAGCATGGATGCATATCAAAAGATAGGAAGTGTGAAATGAGAGAGGTGGGGAAATTAAAAAGCGTAATAAACAACAGCCCAGTAAAGCTGGACTGTTGTTTCAAAGCTTGAGCTTACATCCAGTCAGTATTGCGAATAATACCGACGGCCAGACCTTCAATCGTCAGGTGCTGAGAAGTCAGATCCACCTGGATAGGCGCAAACTCTTCATTCTCTGCATGCAGCAATACGGTAGAACCTTTACGCTCCAGACGCTTCACCGTCACATCGTCGTCAACACGAGCAACGACAACTTGACCGTCACGTACGTCTTGCGTTTTATGCACAGCGAGTAAGTCACCATCCATAATACCGATGTCTTTCATACTTTCGCCGTTTACGCGAAGTAAGAAATCCGCTTGCGGTTTAAACATCGCAGGATCAACTTGGTAGTGGGCTTCCACATGCTCTTGAGCCAGAATCGGCTCACCCGCTGCCACCTGACCAATCAGAGGCAAGCCCTGATCATCATTTGCAGCATCTTCAAGCAGGATACGAATCCCTCGAGATGCACCCGGAATAATTTCAATCGCTTGCTTACGAGCAAGTGCTTTTAGGTGTTCCTCTGCAGCATTTGCAGAGCGGAAGCCAAGCTCACGCGCAATCTCTGCACGGGTTGGTGGCATTCCGGTGTCATCGATTTTACTTTTAATCAAATCGAAGACTTGTTGTTGGCGTGGCGTTAACGGCTTCATGTCTCACCTGTCTTTTTATACAGTTAACTGTGAGTATATCCAGTAAATGGTTAAATGGAAACCCAATTGGTTGTTTTTTAATTTATTTGCTTGGCTTACTTAAGTTACGCAGCATCCTTTTCGTCATAAACGTTTAAAACAGCACGCTTAAAGTGGATCGAGTGGAAGCAACGGCTCGGGTGTTTGACTAATTCATGCTCAATAAAATTAAAAGGTTCGACCAGTTTCTGTTATCCTTGCTGCGCTTAAATTTTATCGCCTAGGCTTATTTCTATTGCCGTACTCATTTTCTCTCAAGATGGGCCATGCGGACACAGAAATAAGCTAGGGCCTGTTTGAATACCTATCGAGGCTGTGAACTTTATGTCTTCTGGACAATCATTTTCACGTTCATTACTAAAACTACCTTTATCGGTACTGGTAAAGGGCACAACAATCCCATCAAACCCTATTGACGATCTTGATATCGATCTGGCTAAACCGATTGTGTATGCCTTACCGTTCCGTTCGAACGTGGATTTGCTGACACTGCAAAAACAAGCCATGAGCCTTGGTCTGCCAGACCCGCTCAGTCCATTGGAAATTAATGGCAAAACTCTCAACCGTTACGTATTTATTGCTGCTCGTCCAACCGTGATGGGAAATGACAATGACGTACCAACAGAATCTGACTCTCTCTTTCGTGAGTTATTAGAACTGCACAAACTGGACAGCGAACTAGATGTACAAATGATCCCAGCAACCGTGCTGTGGGGACGCAAGCCAGGTAAAGAAAAGAATAGTAAACCGTACCTTCAGCCAATGAATGGTCCACAAAAAGCCAAAGCAGTGATGGCATCTGGCCGTGACTGTTTAGTGCGTTTTAGCCCAGTGGTATCGCTGCGCTACATGGCAGATTCTCATGGCACGGACAGTGCGATTGCTCACAAGCTCGCGCGAGTGGCTCGTATCCACTTCTCTCGCCAAAAGCTGGCAGCATCGGGTCCTAACCTACCCCAGCGTCAGGTATTGTTTGCGCGTTTAATGAAATCACCCGCGATTGAGCAAGCCATCGCTGATGAAGCTAAGAGCAAAAATATCTCGATTGAAAAAGCGCGCAAAGAAGCCCATGACATCATGGATGAAATTGCCGCGAACTTTTCTTATGGCTTGGTGAAAAGAGGTGACCGCATTCTCGGCTGGCTTTGGAATAAGCTGTATCAGGGTCTGCATATCAATAATGCCTCTACGGTACGCCGTTTAGCACAAGATGGTCACGAGATCGTATACGTTCCATGTCACCGTAGCCACATGGACTACCTACTGCTTTCGTACGTGCTTTACAACGAAGGCATGGTTCCGCCACATATTGCTGCCGGTATTAACCTCAATTTCTTTCCGGCTGGTCCTATTTTCCGCCGTGGTGGTGCATTCTTTATCCGCCGCAGCTTTAAAGGCAATAAACTGTACTCGACGATTTTCCGCGAGTATCTGGCCGAGCTTTTCGCGAAAGGCTACTCAGTTGAATACTTCAGCGAAGGCGGTCGCTCGCGTACTGGGCGATTACTGCAAGCCAAAACAGGTATGCTGGCGATGACGATTCAGGCCATGCTACGTGGTCTAAACCGTCCAGTTACTTTAGTGCCGGTTTACATTGGCTACGAGCATGTAATGGAAGTAAGTACTTACGCTAAAGAACTTCGCGGTAAGCGTAAAGAGAAAGAGAATGCCGGTTTGGTACTGCGTACTCTGCGTAAACTGCGCAACTTTGGTTTGGGCTACGTCAACTTTGGTGAGCCAATTCAGCTTAACCAATACCTTAACGAGCATGCTCCGGAGTGGACTAAAGATATCGACCCGATGGGTAGCAGCAAACCACAATGGATGAATCCGGTGGTGAACGGGCTGGCCAACAAGATGATGACGCATATTAACGATGCGGCTGCAGCTAACGCACTGACACTCTGCGCGACTGCCTTGCTTGCTTCCCGTCAGCGCGCGTTATCTCGTGACTCTCTAATCAGTCAGATTGAGTGTTACCTGAAGCTACTCAAGAACAACCCGTACTCAAGCACCTCTACCATTCCAAGCGAAAGCGCAGAAGAGTTGGTTGATCACGCAATCTCACTTGATAAGTTTGTGATTGAAACAGACAGCATGGGCGATATCATTTCACTGGATCGCAACCAGTCGATTCTGATGACTTACTACCGCAATAACATCATTCACTTGTTTGCGCTTCCGTCACTGATCGCTCAGATGATTATTCGTCAGCGCAACGTCACGGTGGAAAGCGTTCAACAGAACGTTGCGCTAATCTACCCATTCCTGAAAAAAGAGCTGTTCTTAAGCTATCAGGAAGAGGATTTGAATGAGCTGGTCGAGAAAATTCTTAACGAATTTGTCGAGCAAAAGATGATCTGTCTTGATGGCAATAAGCTGGAAATCAATCAGTCCAACAATCAGTCACTGGTTCTGCTGGGTCGCACGATTACTGAAACACTGCAGCGCTACTCCATCGCAACGAACTTGTTGGTCGCGTACCCTGAGTTAGGTAAATCAGACCTAGAGCAGAAAAGTCAGGATATCGCTCAGCGTCTGGGTCGACTGCATGGCATTAACGCACCGGAGTTCTTTGATAAAGGTGTATTTAGCGCGATGTTCAATACCCTGAAGCAACAAGCGTACCTAGACAATGATGGCAACTGCGATACAGAAAATACGCAGCAATTTGCCAAACTGTTATTTACTCTGCTTTATCCAGAAGTGAAGCTAACGATAGAAGAAAGTATTCACCAGCTTCAGTCATAACAAAAAGCACAAACAAAAAAGGCATCCAATCGGATGCCTTTTCAATTTTCGAATTATTACCAAAACGCCACTAATAAACCGACGGCGATAACCATACCGACATAGTTATTGTTGAGAAATGCTCTAAAGCATAGATCGCGTTCTCGGTGGCGAATCAAATGCTGCTGATAAACAAACAGTGAAGCGGCAATCAGAATCGTCCAGTAGTAGCTCTGCCCTAACTGGTAATACTGCCCTAGTCCAACCAACATCGCTAAGGTAATGAGCTGTAAAATACCAATGATTAACTTGTCATGACGGCCAAACAGAATCGCGGTCGATTTGATACCAATTTTTAAATCGTCATCACGGTCAACCATAGCATATTGGGTGTCGTAAGCAATGGTCCACAGCGCATTAATCACAAAGATAAACCATACGATCAAAGGCAGTTCACCCGTTTGTGCTGCCCACGCCATCGGGATTGCCCAACTAAACGCCAGCCCCAAAAACAATTGTGGAAGATGGGTGTAGCGCTTCATAAATGGGTAGATGAAAGCCAACACAACACCTGCAAACGACAGTTGAATCGTCAGTGGGTTCATGGTCAGAACCAATAAGAATGAGCTCACGGCTAACACAAGAAACAGGCCTATTGCTTCTTTCGCCGTGACTTTGCCCGACGGTAACGGGCGTTGTTTGGTGCGCTTAACGTGACCATCGACTTTACGATCAGCGAAGTCGTTAATCACACAACCTGCACTTCGCATTAGAAATACGCCTAATACAAACACAAGCAATACATCCCAACTCGGCATACCCTGAGCGGCAATAACAAGTGCCCAAACGGTAGGCCACAGTAGTAGCAAGGACCCTATTGGTCGATCCATTCGCGTCAGTTGCCAATATGCTTTGGCTTTTTCTGCGGACATTTACACCCTCTCCTTAGCGTAAATAGGTGAAAGAGATAAGAATAACTCGGCGACTAACATTGGTTTGTGATTCATCCACAACCTTGAACGTCGCGCTAAAAATCGTCCTTGAGGCAGGTTGGCCCACCCCATTTGCAGTGAGTCTCGCTCTACGTTATCCGCACTAAAAACGGTCAGGCCTAAAGGGATATCCCCTTGTTCAGCCAAATCGTATTGCTGATCCACCAGAGTCGTGCATGGAATGAGCGTACGTCCTATAACCCAAGGACTGTCATCACCACACAAAACGACCTCTCGTAACAGGCAATCTTGCTCAGACAATAACTGACTTTCATCCTGTTTCAGTGTCTTGGCAGTGACAATTTGATTTTGTAGCAATTCCACTGTCAAAGCCTGACAGTGTTGCTTTAAACGACGTGACAAAGACCCTTGTTCTTCAAGCCAATGCTTGGACAATTCATTTGGAAATTCAAATTCTTCGGGCTTTTGCCACTCTACTTCCAATAAAGAAGCAAGATAGAGTGATGTTGGCTGATTCATACTAGTATTCAATTAGAGGCTTTATGCGTAGAATAAAGCAACAACTTACCGTCTTACTGAAACCGTAAGTTCATTATTTGTTATAGACGGTCTATTGTACCAAGACTGAAGCGATTCGAATATCGCGATCCAGAGAAAGAAAAGTTAGAAATATGTACAAACGTTATATAGCCCAAACTATTTTTGCGTTAACCATGCTTATCTCCACACCAACCTGGGCTGAAACGGAACAAGCTGGACCTCAGTTGGCGTACTTCACTTTAGAACCAGACTTAACGACAAACTTTTACACTAAAGGAAAAAAGTTAGGTTACGTTCAGGTGCGTATCGATATCATGGTCATGAGCCAGCAAGACCTGACCATCATTGAACATCACCAACCACTGATTCGCGATGCCATCATCGAGTTACTCGGTAAGCAGACAGAAGATACCATCAAGTCTCTTTCTGGTCGGGAAGATTTGCGTAAGACCTTGGTAACGAGGTTAAACGAAACACTCCTGCCGGAAACTGGGAAAACCGTTATTGCGGATTTGCTGTTTACCAAATATCTCTATCAGTAAACGCGGCTTGCACTGATACGAAAAGACCGCTACTGGCGGTCTTTTTTATCTCTTATTTATGCCTTAAGCTTTCTGCTGGTACTTCATTTTTCCGGAGTCAAACAGCGCAATCGCCATTCCCGAAATCAGTCCTACCAAGTGCGCGGTATTGGCAATCGCCATAAACGGCTGAACGAAACCTAGCACTAGCCACACCAACATAAACACAATGATCGGTTTTGGTAACGTCAACCCTAGATGAGGTAGGCGATAACCTAAGATCCACAGATAACCGAGCAGCGCGTATACAACACCAGACAACCCACCAAAATTCGCACCTTCAACATAAAATTGCCCCGCGCCAGACAAGGCTGCAGAAACAACAAAAATTTGCAGTAGTTTTCCGGAACTCAGGCGACGTTCAATATCGCCACCCAGTTGCCACCACCACAGCAAGTTAAAGATGATATGGGTTGCAGAGAAGTGCAGCAGAGCATGACTCAACCAACGCCACAATTGCCATTGTTGACCTTCAAACGCTGGGAAATGCAGCAATGCAAACACGCCCCGACCAAAGCCGATCATCTGTAAACCGTAGATAATGACACACACTGTCATGATCAAAAGTGTCACAGGGCCAGCTTTCGCTTTGACCATGCTCATGATACTTGGGCTTGAATAATGAAATTGACTCTTGCGAGTCTCGGCAACGTTCCACGAAGCTGCGCTGTATTTGGAATCGGAAGGATTGGCTAAGAAATGTTTCAGCTCTGCCTCTGCTTCGATTTCATGCTGGCTATCCGTCAGCCATAGCGCAAACTGCCCCTGGCCCTCGGGCATCATCTGAATTTCAATATGACGAGACGCCATATAATCGATGAAAGCCTGTGCCATGCGTGGGTTATTTAACGTTACCAATCTCTTCATTAACTTCTCACTATCGGTAGCTCGGCTCGTTGCCAGGCTTCAAAACCACCATCGACACTGTACACTTGCTCAAAGCCTTGATTGACCAGGTATTGCGCGGCACCCTGACTACTAATGCCGTGGTAGCACATTACAAGCACTGGCTGCTCGAACTCCACATCGTCCATGAAAGAGACGATCGAGTCGTTGGTTAAATGAAAGGCTGACTCTGCATGCGCTACGGCAAACGATTGAGGGTCACGGATATCTACAAGTTTTGCTTCGCCCTGCTCGAGCAGTGCTTGTGCACCTTGCACATCGATATGCTGAAACTGATCCATTTACTTTCTCATTGTCTTATTAATATACCCAAATAACCTAGTAACGTGCGATTGAGCCATTATCACAATGGTAGCTGAGGTTCTGCGTCATAAAGTCACTTGGGTATATGCTGCCATTGTAACCTATCCAACGCTAAATTTAGACACAAGAATTATCCGGGAATTTAAAAGTGTACACATTACAACCACATGTGGATAAAGCTGTGGATTGCGTTGATAAAGTATATTTTGATCTTTTGATCCACAATATGTAGTGATGATCTTGATCTAGCTGTGTGTATATTACTAACTATCCCCAGCCGGAAAAACGCCCGAACGCCTTATTTTTCCCCGCTTTCGAACAGTTGATAAATAATTACTACACAGAGTTATGCACAGGTAGCACATAAAATTTAGATCGCAAACGTTATCGACTTTCGATCCAAAATAAAAAAGCCGAGATCACATGATCTCGGCTTTCTATGAAAATTTGCTTTTATTTAGAAGCTAGCGTTAGAACTCACCAACGGCCAGTTTGAGCTTCTTCATTGCATTCTTTTCTAACTGACGAATACGCTCGGCAGATACACCAAACTCATCAGCCAAATCCTGCAGTGTGGCTTTCTCATCATCTAACCAACGAGAACGCACAATACGCTGACTACGCTCATCCAAACTTGCCAATGCATGTCCAAGACGATTGTTGGTATGCATTTCCCAGTTTGCTGCTTCAACGTTATCAGCAACATCTGACGATTTATCTTCTAGATAAAGCATCGGTGCTGTGTAGTTGTTTGAGCTGTCGTCTTCGTCGGTTGGCATATCGAACGTAGAGTCGACGGCCGCCAGACGGGATTCCATCTCACGAACTTCTGAAGGCTCAACACCTAATTCACGAGCAACGGTTTCTACTTCGCCGTTATTGAACCAACCCAGACGCTTTTTCGACTTGCGTAGGTTAAAGAACAATTTACGTTGTGCTTTAGTCGTTGCGATCTTAACAATACGCCAGTTACGTAGCACGTATTCATGGATCTCAGCTTTAATCCAGTGGACCGCAAAAGACACCAAACGCACACCCACTTCTGGGTTAAAACGCTTAACCGCTTTCATTAGGCCGATATTGCCCTCTTGCACTAAGTCTGCCATTGGCAAACCGTAGCCTGAGTAACCTCGAGCAACGTGAACAACGAATCTCAGGTGCGACAGGATCAGCCCTTTCGCTGCTTCAATCTCACCTTTGTAGTGTAATCGTTCTGCCAGCTCACGCTCTTCATCTACCGTCAGCATTGGGTAGCTGTTAACGGAGCGAATATAGCTATCAAGGCTATCTTGCGTGACTAGAGCCATCGGATACGCTTCTTTTGTCATTCAATTCCTCATCAATCTCTGATCTGGAGCATTACATTGCAATTTAGCTTCGATATCTTGAACTCAAAATGAACAAGTTTCAAGAAGGGCGAGCAATTATCCATAAACAAGTGTTCTATACAAGAGGTACAAATTAGCTTGTGCTAATAAATTCCAAGTATAAGACCGTCATCACTTAAACTGGTTCAATTTCTTTTAGGTGACGCTGTGCAGAAATACGCGCAGCGATACAACCTATCAAGCTACCCGTGATGATAAGCAGCAGAGATTCATCCCAGTTTAGACCATTCAAACGGAACTGACTGTCATACAATGCCGCTAAATCTTCCACCGCACTATTCATGACAAAGGTCATTACCGTCGTCGCTAACCAAGCGATGATTGCACCCAATACACCAAACCACATGCCAGTGTATAAATAAGGGCGAAGAATAAAGCTGTCAGTTGCACCAATCAGCTTCATGGTCTGAATTTCTTCTTTATTCGCCAACACATTGAATCGTAGCGTATTGCCGACAATTAAAAATACCGCGCCTAACATCAGTACCGTCAGTGTGATAACGATAATACTGGCCAGTGTTTTGATGGCATCAAGACGAGCCAGCCAATCTTCATCGAGGCGAACATCGGTAACATCTTGCTGCTTACGTACGTCCTGAGCTATCGACTGAATATCACTTTTCAGTTCAGAGTCCGGTGTAATCACCAGTACGCCTGGCAGTGCATAGCCACTTAACAAACTAAGCGCCTGATCGAAGCCCGCATATTGGCTTA
This window contains:
- a CDS encoding class I SAM-dependent methyltransferase encodes the protein MSQSKHQVPNHLLKPLLLRSRESMVDNGLVYDPIAAKACLNCQMAPDCLGGDVAQKQLLHVTLTQLCDQQVNQFLQQHPEAWVINVGAGLDTRFYRLDNGRCHWVELDVTENLVWRQRLFHKNERYKNHIGSVEEMSWLDSLNIPDKTPVLVVCEMALLDCSESQVARFIQTLGRHFVSAEVCMVLAGDLTESKWGQKLGSDRYAHGFEAPSEQFLQWLPWAEWVKVFSPFDRFCSRWKAWQRWLNKIPVLKYRLTPVLVHIKW
- the ftsX gene encoding permease-like cell division protein FtsX, translating into MAGKKLSQKKGKGSSAKRANTDGFFSVHIKQAKASFSALWQRPLGNILTLAVVSIALAMPACLYLLGKNVAGAAEDVASPSQVSAYLVEGMPDARVMVLKDEIETWPLVKTVEYISPQQGLADLSQYAGFDQALSLLSGYALPGVLVITPDSELKSDIQSIAQDVRKQQDVTDVRLDEDWLARLDAIKTLASIIVITLTVLMLGAVFLIVGNTLRFNVLANKEEIQTMKLIGATDSFILRPYLYTGMWFGVLGAIIAWLATTVMTFVMNSAVEDLAALYDSQFRLNGLNWDESLLLIITGSLIGCIAARISAQRHLKEIEPV
- the rpoH gene encoding RNA polymerase sigma factor RpoH; the protein is MTKEAYPMALVTQDSLDSYIRSVNSYPMLTVDEERELAERLHYKGEIEAAKGLILSHLRFVVHVARGYSGYGLPMADLVQEGNIGLMKAVKRFNPEVGVRLVSFAVHWIKAEIHEYVLRNWRIVKIATTKAQRKLFFNLRKSKKRLGWFNNGEVETVARELGVEPSEVREMESRLAAVDSTFDMPTDEDDSSNNYTAPMLYLEDKSSDVADNVEAANWEMHTNNRLGHALASLDERSQRIVRSRWLDDEKATLQDLADEFGVSAERIRQLEKNAMKKLKLAVGEF
- a CDS encoding chorismate lyase, whose amino-acid sequence is MNQPTSLYLASLLEVEWQKPEEFEFPNELSKHWLEEQGSLSRRLKQHCQALTVELLQNQIVTAKTLKQDESQLLSEQDCLLREVVLCGDDSPWVIGRTLIPCTTLVDQQYDLAEQGDIPLGLTVFSADNVERDSLQMGWANLPQGRFLARRSRLWMNHKPMLVAELFLSLSPIYAKERV
- the ubiA gene encoding 4-hydroxybenzoate octaprenyltransferase yields the protein MSAEKAKAYWQLTRMDRPIGSLLLLWPTVWALVIAAQGMPSWDVLLVFVLGVFLMRSAGCVINDFADRKVDGHVKRTKQRPLPSGKVTAKEAIGLFLVLAVSSFLLVLTMNPLTIQLSFAGVVLAFIYPFMKRYTHLPQLFLGLAFSWAIPMAWAAQTGELPLIVWFIFVINALWTIAYDTQYAMVDRDDDLKIGIKSTAILFGRHDKLIIGILQLITLAMLVGLGQYYQLGQSYYWTILIAASLFVYQQHLIRHRERDLCFRAFLNNNYVGMVIAVGLLVAFW
- the glpG gene encoding rhomboid family intramembrane serine protease GlpG; this translates as MKRLVTLNNPRMAQAFIDYMASRHIEIQMMPEGQGQFALWLTDSQHEIEAEAELKHFLANPSDSKYSAASWNVAETRKSQFHYSSPSIMSMVKAKAGPVTLLIMTVCVIIYGLQMIGFGRGVFALLHFPAFEGQQWQLWRWLSHALLHFSATHIIFNLLWWWQLGGDIERRLSSGKLLQIFVVSAALSGAGQFYVEGANFGGLSGVVYALLGYLWILGYRLPHLGLTLPKPIIVFMLVWLVLGFVQPFMAIANTAHLVGLISGMAIALFDSGKMKYQQKA
- the lexA gene encoding transcriptional repressor LexA; the protein is MKPLTPRQQQVFDLIKSKIDDTGMPPTRAEIARELGFRSANAAEEHLKALARKQAIEIIPGASRGIRILLEDAANDDQGLPLIGQVAAGEPILAQEHVEAHYQVDPAMFKPQADFLLRVNGESMKDIGIMDGDLLAVHKTQDVRDGQVVVARVDDDVTVKRLERKGSTVLLHAENEEFAPIQVDLTSQHLTIEGLAVGIIRNTDWM
- the plsB gene encoding glycerol-3-phosphate 1-O-acyltransferase PlsB; the protein is MSSGQSFSRSLLKLPLSVLVKGTTIPSNPIDDLDIDLAKPIVYALPFRSNVDLLTLQKQAMSLGLPDPLSPLEINGKTLNRYVFIAARPTVMGNDNDVPTESDSLFRELLELHKLDSELDVQMIPATVLWGRKPGKEKNSKPYLQPMNGPQKAKAVMASGRDCLVRFSPVVSLRYMADSHGTDSAIAHKLARVARIHFSRQKLAASGPNLPQRQVLFARLMKSPAIEQAIADEAKSKNISIEKARKEAHDIMDEIAANFSYGLVKRGDRILGWLWNKLYQGLHINNASTVRRLAQDGHEIVYVPCHRSHMDYLLLSYVLYNEGMVPPHIAAGINLNFFPAGPIFRRGGAFFIRRSFKGNKLYSTIFREYLAELFAKGYSVEYFSEGGRSRTGRLLQAKTGMLAMTIQAMLRGLNRPVTLVPVYIGYEHVMEVSTYAKELRGKRKEKENAGLVLRTLRKLRNFGLGYVNFGEPIQLNQYLNEHAPEWTKDIDPMGSSKPQWMNPVVNGLANKMMTHINDAAAANALTLCATALLASRQRALSRDSLISQIECYLKLLKNNPYSSTSTIPSESAEELVDHAISLDKFVIETDSMGDIISLDRNQSILMTYYRNNIIHLFALPSLIAQMIIRQRNVTVESVQQNVALIYPFLKKELFLSYQEEDLNELVEKILNEFVEQKMICLDGNKLEINQSNNQSLVLLGRTITETLQRYSIATNLLVAYPELGKSDLEQKSQDIAQRLGRLHGINAPEFFDKGVFSAMFNTLKQQAYLDNDGNCDTENTQQFAKLLFTLLYPEVKLTIEESIHQLQS
- the glpE gene encoding thiosulfate sulfurtransferase GlpE, which encodes MDQFQHIDVQGAQALLEQGEAKLVDIRDPQSFAVAHAESAFHLTNDSIVSFMDDVEFEQPVLVMCYHGISSQGAAQYLVNQGFEQVYSVDGGFEAWQRAELPIVRS
- a CDS encoding flagellar basal body-associated protein FliL; amino-acid sequence: MYKRYIAQTIFALTMLISTPTWAETEQAGPQLAYFTLEPDLTTNFYTKGKKLGYVQVRIDIMVMSQQDLTIIEHHQPLIRDAIIELLGKQTEDTIKSLSGREDLRKTLVTRLNETLLPETGKTVIADLLFTKYLYQ